GTGAGGGACGTAGACCAGCTCCACGGCGGTAGACCCCTTAAAGATCGCGACTACCTTGTCGTGGAGTTCAGGGCTCCTCTCCCTTATCTCCTGGGCCAAGACCACCCCTTCTGCCTGGACTTCCTGTAAAATAGTCTGCACCACGTCTAAAAACGGAGGGCGCCCGGGAGCGTACGCCAGATCGATACGCAAGGGGCCTTCGGGAATAGGAAGGCCCGCATCCGCCACCACCAGGAGGTCCCCATGACCCAGGGAGGCCACCGCCTGGGCCAGAAGCGGATGAAGGATTCCGCCCTTTTTCATCCCGTACCTCCTAAAAAGGCTTCCACCTCGCTCCGGAAGGGCAGGGAAGGCTGGGCCCCGGGGCGGGTGGTGGCCAAAGCGCCTGCGGCACTGGCAAAGCGTAGCGCCACCCGCATCCTCATTCCCTCGGCCAAGGCCACGGCCAGGGCCCCGGCGAAGGCGTCCCCCGCCGCCGTAGTGTCCACCGCCCGGACGGCGAAGGCCGGGAAGTGGCCTTCCTCCTCCCCCGACCAAACCGCTCCCTGGGCCCCCAAGGTGAGGACTACCTGGGGCACCAGCCCCCGGAGACGGCGAGCAAGGTCCAAGGCCTCTTCCGGTGTACGGGGTAGGCTGGCTTCGGCCAGCTGCGCGGCCTCTACTTCGTTTACCAGAAGGAGGTCCACCTCTTGCCAAACCGAAGATGGTAGCTTCTGGGCCGGGGCCGCGTTAAGGAGAATCCGGGCGCCGGCGTTTCGGCCTAAGGCCACTGCCTGGGCCACGGTCTCGAGGGGTATTTCCAGTTGGAGGAGGAGCACCTTAGCCTCCCGAAAGGCCGTTTCGGGGAGGTCTCCTGGGGCCAAGCGGGCGTTGGCCCCCGG
The Thermus islandicus DSM 21543 genome window above contains:
- the rbsD gene encoding D-ribose pyranase, with protein sequence MKKGGILHPLLAQAVASLGHGDLLVVADAGLPIPEGPLRIDLAYAPGRPPFLDVVQTILQEVQAEGVVLAQEIRERSPELHDKVVAIFKGSTAVELVYVPHQRFKELTAGAKAVVRTGEFTPYANLILRAGVVF
- the rbsK gene encoding ribokinase is translated as MIVVVGSLNMDLVLRVARLPRPGETVLGEAYETHPGGKGANQAVAAARLGGRVRMLGRIGEDGFGRTLKASLAQEGVDVTWVQETPGPSGAAFILVDPTGQNQIAVAPGANARLAPGDLPETAFREAKVLLLQLEIPLETVAQAVALGRNAGARILLNAAPAQKLPSSVWQEVDLLLVNEVEAAQLAEASLPRTPEEALDLARRLRGLVPQVVLTLGAQGAVWSGEEEGHFPAFAVRAVDTTAAGDAFAGALAVALAEGMRMRVALRFASAAGALATTRPGAQPSLPFRSEVEAFLGGTG